The following DNA comes from Deltaproteobacteria bacterium.
GCGCGCCGCGCGCCGGCAGCCCCACCAGAACACCGCGCCGCGCACGACCGCAATCACGGCGGCCGGCACCGCGACGCCCCACAGCAGGTCGAGCGCGAGCCCCGCGCCCGCGAGCGCGAAGAACACGAGGTACACCGGCAGGGACCCGGCCTCGAGTTCGTGGATCAACGACGTGGCGTCGATGCGCGACACGTTCTCGAGGTAGATGCCGGCGACGAGGGTGACGATCAACGGGTCGAGGTGGACCACCGCACCGACCTCGGACACGACGGCGCACACCAGGACGACGAACAGCACCGCACCTCGCTCGACCTTCGCGAGAAACAGCGCCAGGAGCACGCCGATGACCAGGCCGATGCCAGCCGAACCGAAGATCTCCCACGCGATCGTCGCGACCACCTGCCCCACGTCGACCGACCCTCCGCCGGCGGCGAGCTGCGCCAGCGGTGACACGAGCGCGTACAGCACGATCACCACCAGATCCGCGATGACGACGAGGGCGAGCATCGTCTGGCTCGCCGGGCCGTCCGCGCGCGTCTCCGACAACAGCGCCATGACCACGGCCGGCGACTGCGACGCGAGCGTCACGCCGACGATCGCGCTGAGCGCCAGGGCCGCCCCCGTCCCGATCCCGTCGAACGCCGGAATCAGCGGTTGGAGCGCGAACACCGTCGCGGTGAGAGCGACCGCGCCGGCGAGTACCGCCCACACGGTCATCGACCGAATCGTGCGCAGCAGCGGCTTCATGCGCCGCACGCTCAGTTCGCCGCCCGCGGTCAACGCGATCAGCGCGATCGCGACGCCGTTGACCATGCGCAGCGCGCCGGCCATGTCCATCGACACGAGGTCGAGGACGAACGGGCCGGCGACGACGCCAGCCGCGAGGTACCCGGTGAGCCGCGGCACGGCGATCGCGGCGCACAGCTCACCGGCGTACATCGCCGACAGCAACAGGAACCCGAAGGACAACTCCGCGTCGGCTACCGCGCGCGCGTCGGCAAAACTGCGGGTCGCGTGCATGAGCGCGCCGAGCGCGAACAACACGACGAGCGCCCTCACCGGAGGTCCTCCTCGCCGGAATGCGCGGCCGAGCCCGCGGCGGTCTCGTCGTTCGCCGGCACGTCGGTCGCGCCCCTCGCGGCGTCCGTCGCCGGAACATCCAGCGCGGCGGCCGCCGCCGGACCGTCCGGCGCGGCGCTCGCGACGGCGGCCGTCGCCGGGCCGTCCGGCGCGGCGCTCGCGGCGGCGGCGGCCGGGGCACCGCCGTCGCCGGCGGTGGTGCGCGCCGGTCCCGCGCCGCGGCCCGCCGGCACCGGCGCGTGCGGGCCGCCCGCCCCCGAATCGCGCGCGCCGGCTACCGCGGCCGCACCGCCGGTCGGCGCGGAGCCGGTCGCGCGGCCCGCCGGCTCCGACGGCTCTCCGGGCACGGATTGTTGCATCTGCTCCCGTTTGAGGTCGTCGCGCCGGGGCGCCACCAGTTGCACGAGAATCTCGCTGACGATCGCCGCACCGACTACGGCCGTGACCAGCCACGAGATCGTCTCGCCGGCGTACAGGCCGCGCACGCTCACGACGAGCGCAATCGACAGCACGCTCAGTGGCGCGACGATCGCCCGGTCGCCCGCCGGCTCGTCGCCGCGCCGGCGTACCGCACGCGCACTCGCCGCGCGGCCCGCGGCTTTGCCCACCAGCCGCGCGCCGACGAACACCGGAACGAGCGCCCACCCCCGCCAATCGTCGACGGCCCACAGCGCGCCCAGCACGATCAAGAACAGGTGATGAATCGGCCGCTCCAGCGCCCGGAACGTGTCCCACACCGCGGCGCGGTGCTCGCCGGGCAGGTTCGCGACGACCCAGCCGGCCAAGAAGCAGACGGCGATCGGCGACAGAAACAGGTAGCCCGCCACCCCCGACGCGAAGGCGATGAACCCGAGCGTGACGGCCAGTCGTTCGCCGGCCGACAATTCGTCGCGCAGCATCACGTACAACAGCAGGCCGAGCGCGAGCCCCGCGCCGAGTTGCACGAACACCCAGCCGGCGGCCGGCAACGCCCACGCGCCGCCGGCCGGCCGAAACACCGCGCCGAGCACGACCAGAGCGACGACGCCGGCGATCTCGTCGAGTTCGCCGACCACGGTGTCCACGTCGCCCAGTCGCGCCGCCCGGTCGCCGATTCCGAGCGTGTAGCGCGGCGCGGTCATCGCACCGCAGGCGCCGAGGACGACGACGTCGCGCCACACGGCCGGGCTGCCGGGGTCGCGGCCGAACGCGATGAGCGCGACGGCGCACGCC
Coding sequences within:
- a CDS encoding sodium:proton exchanger; the encoded protein is MRALVVLFALGALMHATRSFADARAVADAELSFGFLLLSAMYAGELCAAIAVPRLTGYLAAGVVAGPFVLDLVSMDMAGALRMVNGVAIALIALTAGGELSVRRMKPLLRTIRSMTVWAVLAGAVALTATVFALQPLIPAFDGIGTGAALALSAIVGVTLASQSPAVVMALLSETRADGPASQTMLALVVIADLVVIVLYALVSPLAQLAAGGGSVDVGQVVATIAWEIFGSAGIGLVIGVLLALFLAKVERGAVLFVVLVCAVVSEVGAVVHLDPLIVTLVAGIYLENVSRIDATSLIHELEAGSLPVYLVFFALAGAGLALDLLWGVAVPAAVIAVVRGAVFWWGCRRAARRTSAEPAVERYVWVGLLPQAGLALALALILRRSFASIGDELAALVLGVVALNQIVTPILLRIALVRAGEVGRRA